One window of Camelina sativa cultivar DH55 chromosome 4, Cs, whole genome shotgun sequence genomic DNA carries:
- the LOC104783237 gene encoding uncharacterized protein LOC104783237 isoform X2 has protein sequence MNSILVQDTKVEAIEWTGSGDGIIVGGTDIVLWKKRNQSWEIAWKFSGDHLQDLVSSTWSFEGPFATATSWSKFPAECDKAGKIVLAYYSDGVSYHKFELPHPQRISMIQWRPMAAEQSAIGIGKSLRNVLMTCCLDGAVRLWIEVDGGKTKKGMKDVSDHKKSFCVAAVIEINHVLDGFLGRDIFLFWGTRTGGILKTIEGTNQYFSMEKYDHEIVGKCEWLVGYGPGNLATLWAVHCLDDVSPMRFPRVTLWAREESREIGSGSLSLANAIGSSDRLPLKKVSLLRNNLYSTPLICSSIYLSRQNTVYWSSLHTIKSHDPEDPSAKKSSLLKCINGKLLYLDGHGGKILQVAFDPFICEAGYTASLDSNGLIIIWSSSAHLNHAIDHPISVSSWKPCGRLQNQELRLKYTCLCWAPSSLKDERFLLAGHVGGVDCFSVRNCGKDDNGYLTHYICTIPFAVKSPLQSGPTSIFARTLSNSCGKTFKSNRFLLLSVWMKEKRFDALSWSVTLHHFDVAGSTCDCHFHDFDSIGLGKWLFKDNFAGKTNCIAVRSCSSEIPESHRDNEVTSFAVVKSGRALENDVNSESQGYTMATGQADGSLKLWRSSLQESSTPSLPWELVGMLTIGQNPVSAISLTDSGHKIAAVCTENHSKAVRTISIWEIRHLVDSGVFILEHTSHFDAEVVAVRWSTTGNDQLLLGVCTEKEMRVYGIARQPCKSTNLPVSDFSSEAQIWQCFAVTRTFSGIHDLWWGSIAKTCLVHNDYISLHGQWLAVVDEKRRINDYPHIFSANLPNLVYATEEGRDSELLSNSRTNDIKEPDTASISRGCIPQLSTSNATDDGQVKSMSLIGTAYGSDTINDITSMGHIVEKLGGALPLNHPQALLVAIRSGNWKRASAALRHLAEYNSSSDASEKGAVKSVLCPDVLLSIYYEGSLSNGPNRKDFQWGGTSGSVIQNSQSQSGLQSSGFFNMESYSPNSSYSSPATDLPFSGFCEQLKKLSDEGNISRIEKLQYFAIVDLLCEISNPHSTSVYASLDEAGRRFWVSLRFKQLFVARSSGETSSLEEVDVDSSMIGWAFHSESKENLSGSLLPNESSWQQMRSLGFGFWYSNVAQLRLRMEKLARQQYLKKKNPRDCALLYIALNRVQVLAGLFKLSKDEKDKPLVVFLSRNFQEEKNKAAALKNAYVLMGKHQLELAMGFFLLGGEASSAINVCVKNLQDEQLALVICRLVDGQGGALENNLINKYILPSAVQRGDFWLSSILKWQLGEYHQSILAVAGCLGNPVTRSSTVSSNHISFVDPSIGLYCLMLATKNSVKNALGEKSASTLSRWATLMAATAFSRCGLPLEALECLSTSAIGHGGTHHQTGVPSNGQLRTPEDVLEHSVPHSSNWLSSGISSTMDTHFKLGLAVQFLSRLLREATAPLMNSEIVLCEKLSRFQHKLQTALEQFYQRFSLSSSYLREMIILSAYNRGLLSMGHNIFQENSSSGLSDDKSHTDEDLIQYSALPKLILKATEEKSFELARIIAACSVTCLHSMPCFEENKVSSGPEPKWSNALRFHFQGILESFSSLRTSIRLCLGSSVVDLETRLTVVLDLVEYCSRLAIAWVLGDVNCLFRMVQPLTIAYFHGHMPYEVDLESMKRVYHHEASVSVPDASDVEVNSKVSRDVENNKVGYPVYSIPEDERRLVTQACFWKHVSDFVKHKLVSVSINVDGGIPNSGSSENFDAQASLDSSDDIVGVTEKIMSVLGKTLINTLDQLSSYHVKQLVLVLKQKIEKRIQVPTLLWLLECGKSQANFRNRDIPDARIENEDNGDLAVTVRFWNLCVDPHLLYEAFLLENFDISEWSKSKPLEDWSDMYREVTRKNGLDMPCNQDGRSSNDVASLASHASNSSQKAAITASENSAFQNPKEIHKRTGELIEALCINAINHRQAALASNRKGIIFFNLEDGGSCTNQSDYIWSNADWPHNGWANSESTPVPTCVSLGVGLGDKKGAHLGLGGATVGVVSLSKRGKNHRVPGYTGLGVSGLGWETQEEFEQFIDPPPTVETVITRAFSSHPTLSLFLVGSSNTHIYLWEFGKDRATATYGVLPAANVPPPYALASISAVQFGPCGHRFASAALDGTVCTWQSEVGGRSNIHPVESSLCFNGHASDVEYISSSGSIVAASGYSSSGANVVVWDTLAPPSTSQASINCHEGGARSISVFDNDIGSGSISPMIVTGGKNGDVGLHDFRYIATGKMKKQRNPDGRSSTDGDQNKNGMLWYIPKAHLGSVTKISTIPHTSLFLTGSKDGEVKLWDAKAAKLIHHWPKLHERHTFLQPNSRGYGGIIRAGVTDIQVCPNGFITCGGDGTVKFVSLRDSYDDGK, from the exons ATG AATTCCATATTGGTGCAAGACACAAAAGTTGAAGCGATTGAGTGGACAGGATCCGGAGATGGGATCATAGTTGGTGGAACTGATATCGTTCTGTGGAAGAAAAGGAACCAATCTTGGGAAATAGCTTGGAAGTTCTCGGGGGATCACCTTCAAGATCTGGTTTCCTCCACTTGGTCGTTTGAGGGTCCTTTTGCGACAGCAACGTCTTGGAGCAAGTTTCCAGCTGAGTGTGACAAGGCAGGTAAAATTGTCTTGGCCTATTATAGTGACGGAGTATCATATCATAAATTCGAATTGCCTCATCCTCAGAGAATATCCATGATCCAGTGGAGACCGATGGCTGCAGAACAGTCTGCAATAGGTATAGGGAAATCATTGAGGAATGTGCTAATGACATGTTGCTTGGATGGGGCAGTAAGGTTATGGATTGAGGTAGATGGTGGAAAGACGAAAAAGGGCATGAAAGATGTATCTGATCATAAGAAATCATTTTGCGTGGCAGCTGTAATAGAGATAAATCACGTCTTGGATGGCTTTTTGGGCAgagatatatttcttttttggggaACTCGTACAGGGGGTATATTGAAAACCATTGAAGGtactaatcaatatttttccatGGAAAAATATGATCATGAAATAGTTGGCAAGTGTGAGTGGTTGGTAGGGTACGGCCCTGGAAATTTGGCTACTCTGTGGGCTGTCCATTGTCTTGATGACGTTTCTCCTATGAGGTTTCCCCGAGTAACATTGTGGGCGAGAGAAGAATCACGTGAAATCGGTTCAGGATCACTCTCTCTAGCAAATGCTATAGGTTCTTCTGATCGATTACCCCTGAAGAAAGTTTCTCTATTGAGAAATAACCTTTATAGCACACCACTTATCTGCTCGTCGATTTATTTGTCTCGGCAGAATACTGTGTATTGGTCTTCCTTGCACACAATAAAATCACATGACCCAGAAGATCCATCCGCAAAGAAATCCAGTTTATTGAAGTGCATTAATGGAAAATTATTATATCTTGATGGTCATGGTGGGAAAATCCTACAGGTTGCCTTTGATCCTTTCATATGTGAGGCAGGGTACACTGCTTCCCTGGATTCTAATGGTTTGATAATAATCTGGTCCTCTAGTGCTCATTTGAACCATGCTATTGACCATCCTATTTCAGTTTCCTCTTGGAAACCTTGTGGACGGCTACAGAATCAAGAGTTAAGATTAAAGTACACATGTTTATGCTGGGCACCTTCGTCATTGAAAGATGAGAGATTTCTACTTGCGGGGCATGTAGGAGGGGTTGATTGCTTTAGTGTAAGGAATTGTGGGAAAGATGATAATGGTTATCTGACCCATTACATATGTACCATTCCGTTTGCAGTAAAGAGCCCTTTGCAGAGTGGTCCGACCAGTATATTTGCAAGAACTCTATCTAATTCTTGTGGAAAGACATTCAAAAGTAACAGATTTTTGCTACTGAGTGTATGGATGAAAGAAAAACGGTTTGATGCTCTGTCATGGAGTGTAACCTTGCATCATTTTGATGTAGCAGGAAGTACCTGCGATTGTCATTTTCATGATTTTGATAGTATTGGATTAGGAAAGTGGTTATTCAAAGATAATTTTGCTGGTAAGACGAATTGCATTGCTGTTAGATCATGCTCTTCAGAAATACCTGAATCTCACCGTGACAATGAAGTTACGAGTTTTGCTGTGGTCAAAAGTGGTAGGGCTCTAGAGAATGACGTGAACAGTGAAAGTCAAGGTTATACTATGGCAACTGGTCAAGCTGATGGCTCTTTAAAACTTTGGAGAAGTAGTTTACAGGAAAGTTCAACACCTTCCCTTCCGTGGGAGCTTGTTGGCATGCTTACCATTGGCCAAAATCCTGTCAGTGCTATATCTCTGACTGATTCGGGACACAAGATAGCAGCCGTCTGTACAGAGAATCATTCAAAAGCTGTCCGCACAATTAGTATATGGGAGATTAGACACCTTGTAGATTCAGGGGTTTTCATACTAGAGCATACGTCACATTTTGATGCAGAGGTTGTTGCTGTAAGATGGTCAACTACGGGTAATGATCAGCTATTGCTTGGAGTTTGCACAGAGAAGGAGATGCGGGTGTATGGTATTGCTCGGCAACCCTGCAAAAGTACCAATTTACCGGTCTCTGATTTTTCTTCAGAGGCACAGATTTGGCAATGCTTCGCTGTTACTCGTACTTTTTCTGGTATACATGATTTATGGTGGGGATCCATAGCGAAGACTTGCCTTGTTCATAATGATTATATTAGTCTACATGGTCAATGGCTGGCTGTTGTTGATGAGAAGCGAAGGATCAATGACTATCCACACATATTTTCAGCCAATCTTCCCAACCTAGTTTATGCTACAGAAGAAGGCAGAGACTCTGAATTGTTATCTAATTCTCGTACTAATGATATTAAAGAACCTGATACTGCATCTATTAGCAGAGGATGTATTCCTCAACTTTCAACTAGTAATGCAACTGATGACGGGCAAGTCAAAAGTATGTCGTTGATTGGGACCGCATATGGTTCAGATACTATTAATGACATTACAAGCATGGGACATATAGTGGAGAAGTTAGGAGGTGCCTTACCACTTAATCACCCTCAAGCCCTTCTTGTAGCTATACGTTCAG GCAATTGGAAACGAGCAAGTGCAGCTCTAAGGCATCTTGCTGAATATAACAGTTCGAGTGATGCCTCCGAGAAGGGTGCTGTAAAGTCAGTTCTTTGTCCAGATGTCCTTTTGTCAATATATTATGAAGGGTCTCTCTCCAATGGCCCAAATCGTAAGGATTTCCAATGGGGTGGGACATCTGGTTCAGTGATACAGAATTCACAGTCTCAGTCAGGGTTGCAGTCATCTGGTTTCTTTAATATGGAATCTTATAGTCCCAACAGTAGTTACAGTTCACCTGCAACAGACTTGCCATTTAGTGGCTTCTGCGAGCAGCTGAAGAAGTTATCAGATGAAGGAAATATTTCCAGGATAGAAAAATTGCAATATTTTGCAATTGTTGACCTTCTTTGTGAAATAAGTAACCCACATTCTACATCTGTCTATGCAAGTCTTGATGAAGCTGGGAGAAG ATTTTGGGTCTCACTTAGGTTTAAACAGCTATTCGTAGCTCGAAGTTCTGGGGAAACATCATCTTTGGAAGAGGTGGATGTTGACTCTAGTATGATAGGATGGGCTTTTCACTCAGAGTCCAAAGAAAATTTATCTGGTTCTCTTTTACCCAATGAATCATCATGGCAACAAATGCGATCACTGGGTTTTGGCTTTTGGTATTCAAATGTAGCACAACTGCGTTTACGA ATGGAGAAACTGGCCCGACAGCAATACCTGAAGAAAAAGAATCCTAGAGATTGTGCGCTTCTCTATATAGCTTTAAATAGAGTTCAAGTTTTGGCTGGTCTTTTCAAATTAAGCAAAGATGAGAAAGATAAACCCTTGGTGGTTTTTCTTTCACGCAATTTTCAG GAGGAGAAAAATAAGGCAGCAGCCTTGAAAAATGCATATGTGCTGATGGGTAAACACCAACTGGAGCTGGCGATGGGTTTCTTTCTCCTTGGAGGTGAAGCTTCATCTGCAATAAATGTTTGTGTGAAAAATCTTCAGGACGAGCAGCTTGCTCTCGTAATTTGCCGGCTTGTTGATGGGCAAGGTGGGGCCCTGGaaaataatcttataaataaatatatacttcCATCTGCTGTTCAAAGAGGAGATTTTTGGCTATCAAGCATTCTTAAG TGGCAATTAGGAGAGTACCACCAGTCAATTCTTGCTGTGGCTGGATGTTTAGGGAACCCTGTTACTCGGAGCTCCACCGTTTCTTCAAATCACATCTCGTTTGTGGATCCTAGTATTGGCCTTTACTGCCTCATGTTGGCAACCAAAAATAGTGTGAAGAACGCACTGGGGGAAAAAAGTGCTTCAACTCTTAGTAGATGGGCAACCTTGATGGCTGCTACCGCCTTCAGCAGATGTGGGCTCCCG CTCGAGGCGTTAGAATGTCTTTCAACATCTGCCATTGGTCATGGTGGTACCCATCATCAGACTGGCGTTCCAAGTAACGGTCAGTTGCGTACACCAGAAGATGTTCTTGAGCATTCTGTTCCTCATTCGTCGAATTGGCTATCAAGCGGTATTTCATCTACTATGGACACTCATTTTAAATTGGGTTTAGCGGTCCAGTTCCTCTCAAGGCTCTTACGGGAAGCAACTGCACCGTTAATGAATTCTGAAATTGTTTTGTGTGAGAAACTCTCACGATTTCAGCATAAGCTCCAAACAGCTTTGGAGCAATTTTACCAAAGATTTTCCCTGTCTTCATCTTACCTACGTGAAATG ATTATTTTGTCAGCATACAACCGTGGGTTACTATCCATGGGACACAATATATTTCAGGAAAATAGTTCCTCAGGACTCTCGGACGACAAGTCTCACACAGATGAAGATCTCATCCAATATTCAGCTTTACCTAAATTGATTCTAAAAGCGACTGAAGAGAAATCATTTGAATTAGCACGTATCATTGCTGCGTGCAGTGTCACTTGCTTACACTCAATGCCATGCTTTGAGGAAAACAAGGTGTCATCTGGACCTGAACCAAAGTGGTCCAATGCTTTGCGATTTCACTTTCAGGGAATTCTGGAATCGTTCTCTAGTTTAAGAACATCTATAAGGCTGTGCTTGGGCTCCTCTGTGGTAGACCTGGAAACAAGACTCACAGTTGTTCTTGATTTAGTCGAATATTGCTCGAGACTCGCAATAGCTTGGGTTCTGGGAGATGTAAATTGTCTCTTTCGAATGGTTCAGCCCCTTACGATAGCATATTTTCATGGGCATATGCCTTATGAGGTTGACCTGGAAAGCATGAAGAGAGTATACCACCATGAAGCCTCTGTTAGTGTTCCAGATGCATCAGATGTAGAGGTTAATTCTAAGGTCAGCAGAGATGTTGAAAATAACAAAGTTGGCTATCCAGTGTACTCAATTCCAGAAGATGAAAGACGTCTTGTAACACAAGCATGTTTCTGGAAGCATGTTTCAGACTTCGTGAAACATAAGCTGGTATCTGTTTCGATCAATGTGGATGGTGGTATCCCGAATAGTGGTTCCTCTGAAAATTTTGATGCTCAGGCATCATTGGACTCCAGTGATGACATTGTAGGCGTAACAGAGAAGATAATGTCTGTTCTGGGAAAAACACTGATTAACACCCTTGATCAACTCTCTTCCTATCATGTCAAACAACTAGTATTGGTCTTGAAACAGAAAATAGAGAAGAGAATTCAGGTTCCTACCTTGTTATGGCTGCTCGAATGTGGGAAATCACAAGCAAATTTTCGTAATCGGGATATCCCAGATGCACGTATAGAGAATGAAGACAACGGCGACCTAGCTGTTACTGTGAGGTTCTGGAATCTTTGTGTCGATCCTCATTTACTGTACGAAGCTTTCTTGCTAGAAAATTTTGACATATCTGAGTGGTCAAAATCCAAACCACTGGAAGATTGGAGCGATATGTACAGAGAAGTTACCAGGAAGAATGGGCTCGACATGCCATGCAATCAAGATGGTCGGAGTAGTAATGATGTGGCTTCTCTTGCAAGCCACGCTTCAAATTCTTCACAGAAAGCTGCAATAACTGCCAGTGAAAACTCTGCTTTCCAGAACCCCAAAGAAATCCATAAGAGGACCGGGGAGCTTATAGAG GCCCTTTGTATCAATGCCATCAACCATCGGCAAGCTGCATTAGCTAGCAACCGCAAG GGCATAATTTTCTTTAACCTAGAAGATGGTGGTTCCTGCACAAACCAGTCAGACTATATCTGGTCAAATGCTGACTGGCCACATAACGGTTGGGCTAACTCTGAGTCAACTCCAGTTCCAACATGTGTCTCACTTGGTGTTGGTCTTGGGGACAAGAAAGGAGCACACCTTGGGTTAGGCGGGGCCACTGTTGGAGTTGTTTCTCTTTCCAAGCGTGGGAAAAATCACAGAGTTCCGGGTTACACGGGCTTAGGAGTCTCTGGTCTAGGTTGGGAAACTCAAGAAGAATTTGAACAGTTTATTGATCCTCCTCCAACAGTTGAAACTGTTATTACGAGAGCATTCTCCAGTCACCCAACATTGTCTCTCTTCTTGGTTGGCTCGAGCAACACACACATTTACTTGTGGGAG TTTGGAAAAGACAGAGCCACTGCAACTTATGGTGTTCTGCCTGCTGCAAATGTTCCTCCACCATATGCTTTGGCGTCAATATCAGCGGTGCAATTCGGTCCATGCGGACACCGATTTGCTAGCGCTGCACTGGATGGAACTGTATGCACTTGGCAATCAGAAGTTGGAGGAAGAAGCAATATCCATCCTGTTGAGTCATCTCTTTGCTTCAATGGCCATGCATC AGATGTAGAATATATTAGTTCGAGTGGATCCATTGTTGCAGCCTCAGGATATAGCTCAAGTGGTGCAAACGTCGTTGTATGGGATACTCTAGCTCCGCCTTCAACCTCCCAGGCATCTATCAATTGTCATGAAG GTGGTGCACGCTCTATCTCAGTATTCGATAATGACATTGGTAGTGGCTCAATTTCTCCTATGATTGTGACTGGTGGCAAAAACGGTGATGTTGGTTTGCACGATTTCCGGTATATTGCAACCggaaagatgaagaagcaaaGGAACCCTGACGGAAGATCGTCGACTGATGGAGATCAAAACAAGAATGGCATGCTTTGGTATATACCAAAGGCTCACTTAG GGAGTGTGACGAAAATATCGACAATCCCTCACACAAGTCTGTTCTTGACGGGAAGCAAAGATGGAGAAGTTAAACTGTGGGATGCGAAAGCAGCAAAGTTGATACATCATTGGCCGAAACTACACGAAAGACACACTTTTCTGCAGCCAAACTCTAGAGGCTACGGTGGAATCATCCGG GCTGGGGTGACTGACATACAAGTTTGTCCGAATGGATTTATAACGTGCGGTGGTGATGGCACGGTGAAGTTCGTCAGCCTCAGAGATTCCTATGACGATGGTAAATAA